The following proteins are co-located in the Cutaneotrichosporon cavernicola HIS019 DNA, chromosome: 3 genome:
- a CDS encoding uncharacterized protein (WD domain, G-beta repeat) has protein sequence MSRRHSHSLQPLPRSLTARPPTRRRGVFADAWTHFDRVQELGEDGDGHNGCVNALSWSDDGTTLLSGSDDKRICIWTPDTRSDAPAAQLSPHPLKLNGTIITGHRANIFSSRFLPNSGTPTIVSCAGDGDIRVFEVERLQPAEGMGMASMRRTRGALWGAEGPGVRVLRCHKNRTKRIATEASPFLFLSVSEDGTVRQHDLRRPHTCRDECPPPLFQAPPHVELYSLSVSPLTPHLFAVAGQTDCAYICDRRKPEHQTPSWGKHTRRAEQVTCVRRLALPQAEWESVERRNAVYRERHITCVKMSADIAGEVICSFPRHSTSLFSLNDSPAESSARVHHSSIVPPNPESNTRRAERNREGRGNEEDGQGEGNAHEEGDKTVVRPVSGRPGGSVPKRRISSVSRPESRPGSASRQRTDSTEPEEARVARATRFLRSPPSSPPHDPESSSTSPRPRERRPLGTEWEGGPDEVIDLAEFARDGDGSEPDRNLDDILAQLDWAREQIGDDEMELDSSSEDEEESEAEDEEEDDSDDDDDDDTVYRSGALSAESEFKGVDVLYPRRSFRGARNVETVKDCNFLGDASDKIASGSDDGNWFVWDKETGRLDGIWRGDSDIVNVMEQHPTLPVVAVSGIDNTVKVFAPVTRHPDPSFNLTSQANQIIERNLSRSAPRPTSMFADVSAIQLLANLLRHHEPAAEGRRDAVLDLFRSIGIVRIVGDEDGDGDDEDGAVVGPQRDSDDEGDDE, from the exons ATGTCCCGCCgccactcccactctcTTCAACCCCTCCCGCGCAGCCTGACGGCGCGGCCCCCCACCCGCCGCCGTGGGGTGTTCGCGGACGCGTGGACCCACTTCGACCGCGTAcaggagcttggcgaggatggagaCGGGCATAATGG ATGCGTTAATGCATTGAGCTGGTCCGACGACGGCACCACGCTCCTCTCAGGTTCGGATGATAAGCG GATCTGCATCTGGACACCCGACACACGGTCAGATGCACCCGCAGCGCAGCTCTCGCCGCATCCTCTCAAGCTCAATGGAACCATCATCACGGGCCATCGCGCCAacatcttctcctcccgCTTCCTCCCAAACTCTGGCACACCTACCATCGTCTCTTGCgctggcgatggcgacatTCGGGTGTTCGAGGTCGAACGCCTCCAGCCGGCGGaagggatggggatggcCTCGATGCGTCGCACTCGCGGAGCGCTATGGGGTGCCGAAGGGCCCGGCGTACGTGTACTCCGGTGTCACAAGAACAGGACGAAGCGGATCGCGACCGAGGCAAGTCcgttcctcttcctctccgtctccgAGGACGGGACTGTGCGGCAGCACGACCTTCGCCGGCCACACACGTGCCGAGACGAatgcccgccgccgctttTCCAAGCTCCACCACACGTTGAGCTATATTCTCTCAGTGTGTCGCCTCTCACACCCCATCTGTTTGCAGTGGCAGGGCAGACAGACTGCGCGTACATATGCGACCGGCGGAAACCAGAGCACCAGACACCCAGCTGGGGCAAGCATACGCGGAGAGCAGAACAGGTAACGTGTGTGCGCCGGCTCGCCCTGCCTCAggccgagtgggagagCGTCGAGCGCAGAAACGCCGTGTACCGTGAGCGGCACATTACATGTGTCAAGATGAGCGCAGACATTGCCGGCGAG gtgATTTGCTCATTTCCCCGCCACTCGACATCCCTCTTCTCACTCAACGACTCGCCGGCAGAATCGAGCGCGCGTGTGCACCACAGCAGCATTGTgccgcccaaccccgagTCCAACACGCGCCGGGCGGAGAGGAATcgggaaggaagaggaaacgaggaggacgggcaaggagaaggcaACGCGCATGAGGAAGGCGACAAGACTGTAGTTAGGCCAGTCTCCGGAAGACCAGGTGGCTCAGTACCAAAGCGTCGGATATCTTCCGTGTCTCGACCTGAGTCGCGTCCTGGCAGTGCGTCGAGGCAACGCACGGACAGCAccgagccagaggaggCGCGGGTAGCACGCGCTACGCGATTTCTCCGCAGCCCACCAAGTTCTCCCCCCCACGATCCTGAGTCGAGCTCCACTAGCCCTAGACCACGCGAGCGCCGGCCGCTCGGCACCGAGTGGG AAGGAGGGCCTGACGAAGTCATCGATCTGGCCGAGTTTGCacgcgacggcgatgggAGTGAGCCGGATCgcaacctcgacgacatcctcgCGCAACTAGACTGGGCCAGGGAACAAATcggcgatgacgagatggagctcgactcgtcgtctgaggatgaggaggaaagcgaggctgaggatgaggaggaggacgacagtgacgacgacgacgacgacgacacggtGTACCGCAGCGGCGCGCTGAGCGCGGAGAGCGAGTTcaagggcgtcgacgtgctGTATCCGCGCCGCAGCTTCCGGGGTGCGCGCAACGTCGAGACTGTCAAAGATT GCAacttcctcggcgacgcaaGCGACAAGATTGCATCAGGaagcgacgacggcaacTGGTTCGTGTGGGACAAGGAGACTGGGCGGCTGGACGGCATCTGGCGGGGCGACAGCGACATTGTGAATG TGATGGAACAACACCCAACGCTCCCTGTTGTCGCAGTCAGTGGGATTGACAACACTGTCAAG GTCTTCGCGCCCGTGACCCGCCACCCTGACCCTTCCTTCAACCTGACGTCGCAGGCGAACCAGATCATCGAGCGTAACCTGTCTCGTTCAGCACCCAGGCCGACGAGTATGTTTGCGGACGTGAGCGCGATCCAGCTTCTCGCCAACCTGCTGCGCCATCACGAGCCTGCGGCCGAGGGACGCCGCGATGCGGTACTGGACTTGTTCCGCTCCATCGGGATCGTCCGCATcgtgggcgacgaggatggtgacggtgacgacgaagaCGGAGCGGTGGTGGGTCCGCAGCgtgacagcgacgacgagggtgacgacgagtag